Part of the Chlamydia muridarum str. Nigg genome is shown below.
TCCCGCCCCTGATGGATAAGGGAACATATCTAAAACATAGTATTTTGTTTTAGTCTCATCCTCTTCGGCTCTAAAAGTCTGTTCTTCTTTCCAAAACTTTTGCCACTTCTCTTCTATGAGACTGGGATCATAGCGCATAGCACCTAACCTATTGTTATCTTTATTGGCACGCTCCTCTTCACAACCAACTTGCTATGAGGAAAAAATAAACGCTAAACATACACTATATTTAAGATCGAAATCAAGTGTTCTCCAGCCCCCAATCCGTTATCTTTTTTTTTTATAATCCCTAGTATAAACTGCTTTTTTCCATACTTTTTAGAGGACAATTATGCCCCATCTTTTCTCTAAAGCTTGTCAATATTTCCCAGGAGGAGTCAACTCTCCTGTTCGAGCGTGCCGATCTGTTGATATAACCCCTCCCGTAGTAACAAGAGCTTCGGGAGATTTTTTTACGGATTCTCAAGGTAAAACATATATTGATTTTTGTGGATCCTGGGGATCTTTGATCCACGGTCATAGTCATCCCTATATTTGCGAAGCAATCCAACAGGGCCTACAAAGGGGATGTTCCTATGGTCTTACTTCTGAACAGGAAATTTCATTTGCAGAAGAAATCTTTTCTTACTTAGAGATCTCCAACGACCATAAAATTCGATTCATGTCCACAGGATCAGAAGCTACTATGACCGCCGTTCGTCTTGCGAGAGGAGTCACAGAACGCCCTATTATCATTAAATTTTCAGGATGCTATCACGGTCATTCAGATGTTTTTTTACAAGAGATCCACTTCCAACAAACTATTCTAGACACTGTTGATCTCACCCAACCACTTACTCTTTCCCTTCCTTTCAATAATCTATCTCTGTTCCTAGATGTTATGAATCAAATAGGTCATAGAGTCGCTGGAGTCATTTTTGAGCCTATATGTGCAAATATGGGAGTTGTTCTTCCCTTACCAGGTTTTATAGAAGGCATTATTCAAACCTGTAGAAAAACAGGATCCCTTTCTATCATGGATGAAGTTGTTACAGGATTCCGAGTAAGCAAAGGCGGAGCAGCAGCTTTACACCCGTTAAAACCGGATATCCTTGTTTTCGGAAAAATTTTAGGTGGAGGATTGCCAGCATCGGCAGTTTGCGCTCCCGCAGCAATCATGGATTACCTAGCCCCTGTTGGGAAAGTTTTTCAAGCAGGCACTTTATCAGGAAACCCCTTAGCTATGTCTGCAGGGAAAGCTTCCATAGCCTTGTGTCGAGAAAAGAATTTTTATACTCAACTGTCTGCTATTGAGGATGATTTTTTATCCCCTATCGAACAAATGATTCAACAATCAGGTATTCCCGTCACACTTGTTCGTTATGGAAATCTTTTCTCCTTTTTCTTTAGCGAGAATCGACCTAATAACCTTAAAGAAGTTCAGCTGTGTAATACCGATATTTTTCGAACTTTTTATCAACAGGCCTTCTTAAAAGGAATTTATCTTTCTCCATCACCTTTCGAAGCGAGTTTCTTGTCCACAGCTCACTCCATGGAAAATTTGAACTATGCTCAACAAGTTTTAATAGAAAGCTTAGAACAAGCTTGCTCCTTAGTTTAGTAGTAAATTTTCAGGGACAGTCGACATTGAAGCAAAACGTCCTCCAAGATTTTGGAGAACATCTGACCATAATTTGTCAGGACGAGCAGTAAAAACGATCTCTTGGCTTGCAGGAGCCAAGAACCATAAGCCTTCTAGAAACTCTTTTTCCAATTGACCCGCTTGCCAGCCACTATACCCAAAACAAAAAAGCATTTTTTCGTCATTAGATTTTATTTCTCCTTCTTGGATAAAGGAAAAATCTCCTCCAAGGAACACAGAAGGACAAATTTCTATAGAAGAATTCGCATCTTCTGATGAACTCGAGTGTAACAACATAATCTGGTTTGCCTGCAAAGGGCCTCCCATACAAAACCGTACTCTAGACTCATCAAAATGATCTAAAGGAAAGACCTCTTCAGGAGAATCCATTTCCAATGTTTTATTGAGAATCAATCCAAAAGATCCATTTGGACTATGTTCACAAACTAAGATCACGCTCCTAGAAAAAACTCCTCCATTTACGTCTGGAGAAGCTATCAACAGCGAACCTTTTTCTAAAAGGGCATAAGGAAGTTTTGTCATGATATCTGATTATAGCAAACTAATCTTCGTATGGGATGGTTTCATCAAATATGGATTTTACACATAAAATAGGAGCTTGGTACTTAATCGCTAAAGGAATGCTATCACTTGGACGCGCATCTATATCCAATATAGACAAACGATCTCCCCTTTTTTGTTCCAAAAACAATCGCGAATAAAAAATATTGTCCTTGTAATCTGTAATAACAACTCTAGCAACAGATATATCAAATCCTGTTAATATAAAGTTTAAGATGTCATGCGTCAAAGGACGTGTGTGCTCTTCTTCCCAGAGATCTTCAGATTTTTTGAAAGAGGTATCCATTGAGGCACAGCCATAAATAGCAAATTGCTTTTCCTCTGTCCCCAAAATAATGCCTGCATAATTATGGAAATTTACTAATTTATGAAAGCTTATTAAGATTAGTGAAGTATCTTTTATGATTTCTCGATCAATATTCATTACGTAATTTCTTTCCGAACCACAGTACCATCGGCGTAACCTACCCACACCTCGGCCTTTGCTATAACAAACCCGACATCAATAATGCCACGAATTTGTAACAATCTAATCAGATCTTCTTCTGGATGAGGATAAGAATCTGGAGAGCTCACATCATAGATATAATTGCCGTTATCTGTGATAAAACGTTCTCCGTGAGAAGTTTTACGCCAATCTCCAATATACCCTTGTTGATTAAGTACTTTCTCCACCGATGAACAACCAAAAGGAGAAATTTCGATAGGGAGAGGAAATGTCCCTAATACAGAAACGAGCTTGCGCTCATCTACTAGAATAATATTTCGTTTACCACTTTGTAGAAGAATTTTTTCCCGGAAAAGAGCTCCTCCTCCCCCCTTAATCATACGCAAATTAGCATCTACTTCATCAGCCCCATCCACAACCAAATCTAACTCCTGGGATAATGCAGGATCTAGAAAAGGAATCCCTAACGCTTGGGCTAACAAATGTGATATTCTTGAGGAGGCAACAGCTGTAATTGCTAGCCGCTCATTCCGAACACGCTCCCCTAAGGCCAAAATAAATTCTCGGGCCGTAGATCCACTTCCCAATCCTACACGCATTCCAGGCTCTACCAAAGCCACAGCCTCTCGCGCTAATTTTTGTTTTATAAAGGAAAAATCTTCAGAAGAAAAAGAATGAGCTACTTGTTTAGACATAAGCCTCTCGAAACAACCTAGGAAGGGATCTGTTCCCTTCCTTAAACAAGGAATCCTACAATTTATTTAGGATTCATTCAAATCTTTATCAAGGCTTAATTAAACAATGTTGGCAAAGCTGTTCTTATTAAAGAAAAATTATTTACTAGACGAGCAAAGCAAGTGGAATCCTTGGCATTACAAATTTTTGCTAACTGCTCTACTTGTCCAACAGAGAACATCCCCCTGACGTATAGGCCTAACACAAATATGGATAGTACTTTCTCTAATAATTTTCTTTCTGAAGATGGCAAAAAGGTCCGCAATTTTCTCTGTAATCCAACCTGTTCTAAAGAAGCTTTTAACCATAGGAGGATATTTTGTTCACACAGAGGTGGATAGTTCTCGAATAGTACTTGTAGCTTTCGAAAAGTATCAAGCACACCAGCGAAATCCGCCTGAAGATTAGAAGAAGAGGCTTTTGCAATTACACCTATAACTCCTGAAGGAATTGCATCATTAAAATCTTTTAATAATTTCGTTAATTGCTGTGCAGGAGGTTCTTGCCCATCCGGAGATCTGGATTCAAATTGCTTAGGAAGCGCACCCAAACAACGACAAGGATCTATTTCGCTGTACAAACAGCAAACCTCTTCCTTCTTCTCCTGTTTTGATCTATTTTCTTTCTCATCTTCACGTAAGACTTTCTGAATACCTGAAGCCCAAGAAAACTGCTTTGTCAGATTCTGAGCACTTGCTAAAGCAAGAGCTGATATCACATTCCCCGTACCCAAAAGATCCAGAATACGATTTCTTAAAGTAGAATCCTTATAACTCTCTGCTACCTGCGTTGCCACATATTGATTATGTTCGGGATTACCCAAACACCAGCCAGATAAGAAAATATTCATGGTAAGAAGAGCTGCTTCTAGAGCCAACTTTCTTTCCTGATTATTTTGCAAATCTGGGTTCGCAAGAATGCCTTGTCTTGTCTTTTCTAACAGGGATAGGAAAGGAGATGCATATTTTTGGGGATCAGCAAGAGCTCCACACAACCAAATCGTCCCATTAGAAACCCCGTCTTGGGATTGCAACATTTTTTCTGCATGACGCGTAATTTTTAAAATAGGATTTTTATCTGGAGAAAAGGAAAATAAAAATACCCCTGCTAAATGAGAAACTTCTATGAGGCAAGGTTTTTCCTTTGCTGTAGGAATGACGTCACTAATCCCTTCGCATACCAAAGAAAACTCTCGTCCTACCTTTTCAAGACATTGCTTATATTTTTTACAAGCTACTAGGATGTTCTTATTACAAACTCGTACTCCAGTGCTTTTAATGCCAATTCTATTAGGAAGTGGGTCATCTGGTTGACCGAGAACCACAGGAACACTAGTATCCAAGCCCTTACGAATAGATTCTACAATAGATGATTCCGAAAAGTAGTCTTGCAGCTCGGTACTTAGCAGTTTAATACGTATAGCTACAAGTTGGGCATTAGCTATATATACCAAGAACGAAGCTGTTAACGCTATTATAGATAAAACGAGCAAGGATCCTGCAACAAGCGTAGCAGCAACCGGGAATCCTGGAACAGACAGCGCTACTACAAGTAACAGCAGCATCGCAGCAGCTGCTATTGCAGAAATAAGTCCTACAATTTGGCTCTGCCTAGAACGAGCCATAGCTTGGTTACACTGAGTTTCTAGAAGCGGAGAAACTCCTCTAGCAGAGTCAGAAGGATTGAGGGGAAGGCCTGCTTGCATAAAAAATCTTTTCTCTTTTACACGCCATATATCGGGGATAATGAGGACATTTTAATACAACTTATCTTTAGAACGGTGGGAAATTATTGGAGAGATGTTTTCTCTCTCTGTAAAATTACAAAGATCTTAACTAAAATTTCTTACAAAGTTGTGTGCAAAAGATTTTTCCCAACAAAATAAATGTTTGCATGCTAAGAAAAATTCATAGACAATCCGCCCTTTCGCATTAGCTCTCACTGGGGAGCAATTGCACTTTCAGGGTTTCACCTTATCTAACAAAATAGGAGCATTTTCGAATGACAACGATTCTTGATCTTCTTGGCAAAGACGCCGACTATCTCCTTAATCACCAATGCATTATAAAAAAAGAGGCTCTAACGCTTCCCTCCGGAGACTTCGTATCGCGAGTTTTTGCAGAATCAGACAGAAATAATCGTGTGCTCCGTTCTCTTCAACAAATGTTTGATCATGGACGCTTAGGTGGTAGCGGGTACCTTTCTATTCTTCCTGTTGATCAAGGTGTCGAACATACGGCTGGTGCATCTTTTGCGAAGAATCCTATGTATTTCGATCCAGAAAATATTGTACGTCTTGCTATAGAATCAGGCTGTTCTGCTGTAGCTTCTTCTTATGGAGTTTTGAGCATATTAGCTAGACGGTATGCTCATAAAATTCCTTTTTTACTCAAATTAAACCACAACGAACTGCTATCATACCCTACGACATATCACCAGATCTTCTTCAGTCAAGTCGAAGATGCTTATAATATGGGTGCTGTCGCTGTTGGAGCAACTGTCTACTTTGGATCAGAGTCTTCCAATGAAGAAATCGTCTCTGTTGCTAAAGCTTTTTCAAGAGCTAGAGAGCTTGGCTTAGCTACCGTTTTATGGTGTTATTTGCGGAATCCGCACTTCACTAGGAATGGAGTAGATTACCATACCGCGGCCGATTTGACAGGGCAAGCAGACCATCTTGGCGCAACTTTGGGAGCAGACATTGTTAAACAAAAACTCCCAACCTTACAAGAAGGATTTAAAACGATCAATTTCAGTAAAACAGATGATCTTGTGTACTCAGAGCTTTCATCAAACCACCCTATTGATTTATGCCGGTACCAAGTACTCAATAGCTATTGCGGGAAAGTTGGATTAATTAATTCCGGAGGTCCTTCTTCTGGGCAAAACGACTTTACTGAAGCAGCTAAAACAGCTGTAATTAATAAACGAGCTGGTGGCATGGGGCTGATTTTAGGTAGAAAAGCCTTCCAAAGACCTTTCTCTGAAGGAGTTCAGCTACTTAATTTAATTCAAGACATTTACTTAGATCCGACCATCTCCATATCGTAATTTAGAGGTACTCATGCATCATCGCAAATCTTCCACCCCGTTAGGGACTTTTACTGTGGGGATGTTATCCCTCGCAGTAGTTATTAGTTTAAGAAATCTTCCTTTAACCG
Proteins encoded:
- the hemL gene encoding glutamate-1-semialdehyde 2,1-aminomutase; the encoded protein is MPHLFSKACQYFPGGVNSPVRACRSVDITPPVVTRASGDFFTDSQGKTYIDFCGSWGSLIHGHSHPYICEAIQQGLQRGCSYGLTSEQEISFAEEIFSYLEISNDHKIRFMSTGSEATMTAVRLARGVTERPIIIKFSGCYHGHSDVFLQEIHFQQTILDTVDLTQPLTLSLPFNNLSLFLDVMNQIGHRVAGVIFEPICANMGVVLPLPGFIEGIIQTCRKTGSLSIMDEVVTGFRVSKGGAAALHPLKPDILVFGKILGGGLPASAVCAPAAIMDYLAPVGKVFQAGTLSGNPLAMSAGKASIALCREKNFYTQLSAIEDDFLSPIEQMIQQSGIPVTLVRYGNLFSFFFSENRPNNLKEVQLCNTDIFRTFYQQAFLKGIYLSPSPFEASFLSTAHSMENLNYAQQVLIESLEQACSLV
- a CDS encoding YqgE/AlgH family protein; its protein translation is MTKLPYALLEKGSLLIASPDVNGGVFSRSVILVCEHSPNGSFGLILNKTLEMDSPEEVFPLDHFDESRVRFCMGGPLQANQIMLLHSSSSEDANSSIEICPSVFLGGDFSFIQEGEIKSNDEKMLFCFGYSGWQAGQLEKEFLEGLWFLAPASQEIVFTARPDKLWSDVLQNLGGRFASMSTVPENLLLN
- a CDS encoding bifunctional nuclease family protein, translating into MNIDREIIKDTSLILISFHKLVNFHNYAGIILGTEEKQFAIYGCASMDTSFKKSEDLWEEEHTRPLTHDILNFILTGFDISVARVVITDYKDNIFYSRLFLEQKRGDRLSILDIDARPSDSIPLAIKYQAPILCVKSIFDETIPYED
- a CDS encoding CT214 family putative inclusion membrane protein, encoding MQAGLPLNPSDSARGVSPLLETQCNQAMARSRQSQIVGLISAIAAAAMLLLLVVALSVPGFPVAATLVAGSLLVLSIIALTASFLVYIANAQLVAIRIKLLSTELQDYFSESSIVESIRKGLDTSVPVVLGQPDDPLPNRIGIKSTGVRVCNKNILVACKKYKQCLEKVGREFSLVCEGISDVIPTAKEKPCLIEVSHLAGVFLFSFSPDKNPILKITRHAEKMLQSQDGVSNGTIWLCGALADPQKYASPFLSLLEKTRQGILANPDLQNNQERKLALEAALLTMNIFLSGWCLGNPEHNQYVATQVAESYKDSTLRNRILDLLGTGNVISALALASAQNLTKQFSWASGIQKVLREDEKENRSKQEKKEEVCCLYSEIDPCRCLGALPKQFESRSPDGQEPPAQQLTKLLKDFNDAIPSGVIGVIAKASSSNLQADFAGVLDTFRKLQVLFENYPPLCEQNILLWLKASLEQVGLQRKLRTFLPSSERKLLEKVLSIFVLGLYVRGMFSVGQVEQLAKICNAKDSTCFARLVNNFSLIRTALPTLFN
- a CDS encoding class I fructose-bisphosphate aldolase is translated as MTTILDLLGKDADYLLNHQCIIKKEALTLPSGDFVSRVFAESDRNNRVLRSLQQMFDHGRLGGSGYLSILPVDQGVEHTAGASFAKNPMYFDPENIVRLAIESGCSAVASSYGVLSILARRYAHKIPFLLKLNHNELLSYPTTYHQIFFSQVEDAYNMGAVAVGATVYFGSESSNEEIVSVAKAFSRARELGLATVLWCYLRNPHFTRNGVDYHTAADLTGQADHLGATLGADIVKQKLPTLQEGFKTINFSKTDDLVYSELSSNHPIDLCRYQVLNSYCGKVGLINSGGPSSGQNDFTEAAKTAVINKRAGGMGLILGRKAFQRPFSEGVQLLNLIQDIYLDPTISIS